TGTCAAGGCTGCCGCCCGTGTAAAATACTTTTTGGAAGGCCCCGAAAGCGGGAATGACGGATTGGCGCATGTCATGTGTTTTCCCGGAACAGGTTCTTATTGGACGGCCCCTTTTCTGGGGGGGCGAAAACAAGGGCCGCACCCGGTGCGTCACGGGAACGGCCCTCGTCCGGAAGAATACGCCATCGGGAAACGGGGTGCAAATTTCGCCTCTCCCGGCGGTGCGGACGCCACAGAAACAGGGTTGGCGCAAGAGCAAGATAAAGAGCAAGAGCAAGAAAAAAAACGGGATGCCGGGCAGAGCGATATTGGGCGCGTTTGCCCCGGCGCGGCGGTGGGCCAAAGTGCGCCCGTCCGGGCGGGTGTGCTATTCTTTCGGCCTTGCAGGCGTTCATTCCACCCCAATGCAATGGAGACGTGTGTATGTCCAGTGAAACGGCGGGTCTGTACGATTTTCAGGCCATCGAGAAAAAATGGCAGGCGTATTGGCTGGCCAACAAGACCTTCAAGTCGGAAGTGGACCATTCAAAGCCCAAGTACTACGTGCTGGACATGTTCCCCTATCCCAGCGGGGCGGGGCTGCATGTGGGCCATCCCGAGGGCTACACGGCCACGGACATCGTGTCCCGCTTCAAGCGGATGAAGGGCTTCAACGTCCTGCACCCCATGGGCTGGGACGCCTTCGGCCTGCCCGCCGAGCGGCACGCCATGCGCACCGGCGAGCACCCCGCCATCATCACGCGGCAGAACTGCGACACGTTCCGGCGGCAGATTCAGCGGCTGGGCCTCTCCTACGACTGGGACCGCGAGATAGACACGACGGACCAGGACTACTACAAGTGGACCCAGTGGATATTCACGGTGCTCTTCGAGCGGGGGCTGGCCTACGAGGTGGAGGCGCCCGTGAACTGGTGCCCCGCCCTGGGCACGGTGCTGGCGAACGAGGAGGTGAAGGACGGGCGCTATGTGGAGACGGGCGACCCCGTCGAGAAGCGGATGATGCGGCAGTGGATGCTGCGGATCACGGCCTACGCCGAGCGGCTGATTTCGGACCTGGACGGGCTGGACTGGCCCGAGGGCATCAAGGCGATGCAGCGCGAGTGGATAGGCCGCAGCGAGGGCGCGGATGTCGAGTTCACCGTGGCGGGTTCGGGGGAGAAGTTCACCGTTTTCACCACGCGTCCCGACACGCTCTTCGGCGCGACCTACTGCGTGCTGGCCCCGGAGCATCCCCTGACGCTCCAGATTGCCACGGAGGGGCAGCGGGCGGCGGTGGCGGAATATGTCGCGGCGGCGGGGCGCAAGAGCGCCCAGGACCGCATGCGGGACGAGAAGGAGAAGACGGGCGTGTTCACCGGGGCCTATGCGGTCAACCCGGTGAACGGGAAAGAGGTCCCCATTTGGACGGCGGACTATGTGCTGGCGGAGTACGGGTACGGCGCGATCATGGCGGTGCCCGCCCACGACACGCGGGACTATGAGTTCGCGAAGAACTTCGGCATTGAAATCATCGAGGTGATCTCCGGCGGGAACATCGCCGAGGAGGCCTTCACCGGCGACGGCGTGCTGGTGAACTCGCCGCTGATTGACGGATTGCGCGTGCCCGAGGCGAAAAAGAAAATCACCGCGTGGCTCGAGGAGCGGGGCATCGGGAGGGGCACGGTGAACTACAAGCTGCGCGACTGGCTCTTCTCGCGCCAGCGCTACTGGGGCGAGCCGTTCCCAGTGATTCGGCTGGAGGACGGCACGGTCAAAACCGTGCCCATGACGGACCTGCCCATCACCCTGCCGGAGCTGGACGAGTACAAGCCGACGGCGGACGGCGAGCCGCCTCTGGCGCGCGCGCGGGACTGGGTGGACACCACGGACCCGGCCACGGGCCGCCCCGCGCGCCGCGAGACAAACACCATGCCCCAGTGGGCGGGCTCCTGCTGGTACTACCTGCGTTTCTGCGACCCGCGCAACAACGGCGAGGCGTGGTCGAAGGAGGCGGAAAACTACTGGATGCCGGTGGACCTGTACATCGGCGGCGCGGAGCACGCCGTGCTCCACCTGCTCTACGCGCGCTTCTGGCACAAGGTGCTCTTCGACGCGGGCCATGTGAGCACGTCCGAGCCCTTCCAGAAACTCTTCAACCAGGGCATGATCCTCGCCTACTCCTACAAGGACGAACTGGGCAAGTACCACTACCCGCACGAGGTCGAGCGCCGGGGCGAGCAGTGGGTGGTGAAGGAAAACGGCGCGCCGGTCCACACCCAGATCGAGAAGATGAGCAAGTCCCGCTACAACGTGGTGAACCCCGACGAGGTGGCCGACGCCTACGGCGCGGACTCCGTGCGCCTCTACGAGATGTTCATGGGCCCCCTGGACCGCGAGAAGCCCTGGACCGACGAGGGCGTGCAGGGCGTCCACCGCTTCCTGCGCCGGGTCTGGTCCCTCTTCGTCAACGACGAGGGCGCACCGCACCCGCGCATCGTGGAGAGCGGCGGCGACCCCGCCATGGAAAAGGAACTGCACAAGACCGTCAAGGCCGTGACCCAGAACATCGAGAGCCTCATGTTCAACACGGCCATCGCCCGCATGATGGAGTTTGTGAACGCCGGGATGAAGGCTGCGGCCATAGACAAGTCCGTGATGGAGCGCTTTGCGCTGGTCCTGTCCCCCTTCGCGCCGCACCTGGCCGAGGAGCTGTGGGAGCGGCTGGGCCACACGGCCACCCTGGCCTACGAGCCGTGGCCGGTGTGGGACGAGGCCGTGCTGGCCGAGGACAGCATCGAAATCCCCGTGCAGGTGCTGGGCAAGCTGCGCGGCAAGGTCACCGTGCCCGCCGACGCCGACCAGGCCGCCATCCTCGCCGCCGCGAAGACCGACCCCAAAATCATGCCCTTTCTTGAGGGCAAGACCATCGTCAAGGAAATTTACGTGCCCGGGAAAATGGTGAACCTGGTGGTGAAGTGACCGCGCCGCCCCGGAACGGGTAGCGGGTACACCCACCGGCGCGGACAGGGTCGTCTTCTCCGTGCCCCGGCCATGAACCGCGCCGTTGGCAGTCCCCTGTAGGCGCCGTGTCCTGTCGCGCACCCTTGGCTTGTGGTGTGTCAGTTCGGAGGCCAGGCCGGCACGGACGAACACGGACAGACACGGACTGGCAAAGGGCGCGCTCTTGGCATGTGGTGTGTCGGTCATCCCGGTTTGCGCGCCGAGTGCCTGTACCCGCTACCTGAGCCTACAGGATGATCATGCCCAGCACCCAAACGGTCGCGGCGGCGGCGGCGCCGGAGACCAGGGTGCCCAGCGTTTGAATCCGGTATCCCTGGTTCACCGTCATGCCAGAAAACTGGGTGACCACCCAGAAGTAACTGTCGTTCGCGTGGGAGACGACCATCGAGCCCGCGCCGATGGCGACCACCACGAGCGCCTTGGCCGCCTCGCCGTCCAGGCCGAGCGAGGGCAGCAGCGGCAGCACGAGCCCCGCCGTGGTGAGGAGGGAGACGGTGGACGAGCCCTGGGCGGTCTTGATGCCCGCCGCGATGAGGATGGGCAGCAGGATTCCGATGCTTTCGCGGCCCTTGAGGCCCGCCCCGATCACGTCGGCAATCCCCGAAGTTTGCAGCACCCGCCCGAACGCGCCGCCCGCCCCGGTG
This portion of the Candidatus Hydrogenedentota bacterium genome encodes:
- a CDS encoding leucine--tRNA ligase, with amino-acid sequence MSSETAGLYDFQAIEKKWQAYWLANKTFKSEVDHSKPKYYVLDMFPYPSGAGLHVGHPEGYTATDIVSRFKRMKGFNVLHPMGWDAFGLPAERHAMRTGEHPAIITRQNCDTFRRQIQRLGLSYDWDREIDTTDQDYYKWTQWIFTVLFERGLAYEVEAPVNWCPALGTVLANEEVKDGRYVETGDPVEKRMMRQWMLRITAYAERLISDLDGLDWPEGIKAMQREWIGRSEGADVEFTVAGSGEKFTVFTTRPDTLFGATYCVLAPEHPLTLQIATEGQRAAVAEYVAAAGRKSAQDRMRDEKEKTGVFTGAYAVNPVNGKEVPIWTADYVLAEYGYGAIMAVPAHDTRDYEFAKNFGIEIIEVISGGNIAEEAFTGDGVLVNSPLIDGLRVPEAKKKITAWLEERGIGRGTVNYKLRDWLFSRQRYWGEPFPVIRLEDGTVKTVPMTDLPITLPELDEYKPTADGEPPLARARDWVDTTDPATGRPARRETNTMPQWAGSCWYYLRFCDPRNNGEAWSKEAENYWMPVDLYIGGAEHAVLHLLYARFWHKVLFDAGHVSTSEPFQKLFNQGMILAYSYKDELGKYHYPHEVERRGEQWVVKENGAPVHTQIEKMSKSRYNVVNPDEVADAYGADSVRLYEMFMGPLDREKPWTDEGVQGVHRFLRRVWSLFVNDEGAPHPRIVESGGDPAMEKELHKTVKAVTQNIESLMFNTAIARMMEFVNAGMKAAAIDKSVMERFALVLSPFAPHLAEELWERLGHTATLAYEPWPVWDEAVLAEDSIEIPVQVLGKLRGKVTVPADADQAAILAAAKTDPKIMPFLEGKTIVKEIYVPGKMVNLVVK